CACCAATCACCAATCACCAATTACCAATTACCAATTACCAATTACCAATTACCAATTACCAATTACCAAAAATGCCAAATCAATTAATGTATCAACAGGATGATTTTGTTGTTTTAGAGACAAATCAACCAGAACAATTTCTCACCGTAGCTGAATTACTACTCAAGCTGGAAACAACCCTATTGCAAATCTCACAGGAGGATTTACCACTAGATTTACAAAAATTTAATTCAATCAGCCAACAAGCACAATATTTACTAGATACTAGTTGTAATTTAGATTTAGGTCCAGGAAAATATTTACAGTGGTATGCAGTCAGGTTGGAAAAATAAAACCCACAATATTCTTCCCAGGACGATGCTATAATATACTCAGTATGATCAGGAAATGCTATATCCCTACTCCCTATCCCTGATCTAAAAAATATTCTGACTCCTGAATTCTTGTCTTTATCTATGTTCGGTTTCAAAAGTTATGCTCTCAGACTGATATGCAGGTGGTTCAACATGAATGAGAATCCTCACAGGATGAAAACGTTGTTCTAGTTGTTTTTCGACTTCTTCCGTGATGTTGTGGGCTGTCTCTACATCTGGTGCATCTACAATGAGGTGCATTTCTATAAAAACTTGACGACCAATGACACCACGAGAAGCGATATCATGACAGTTGAGGACACCGGGGACGGAAACGGCGATCGCATGAATTGTTTCTGGGGCGATCGCCATTTGATCCACCAACCAAGGTAAATTTTCAGTTAAGACTGACCAACCACTCCAAAATACCAGTAGAGCCACCGGGAAAGCTAGTACCACATCTAACCATTGATAACCCAGCCACACACCAATTAAACCACCAATAACCGAAATTGTCACCCAAACATCGCTCATAGTATGGGTAGCATCAGCGATTAGAATCGAACTACCTACCCTTTTTCCCACATTCCGTTCATAAAAAGCGACAAAAATATTTACTCCTAAAACAATTAATAATAACCACAATTCTGGAGGTGATACTCTCACAGGTTCACCACCTTTGAGAATCCTTTCTACTGCACCTTGGACAATTTCAAAACAGGCTATTCCTAAAAATGCAGCAATACCCAAAGCCCCCACTGCTTCAAACTTATTATGTCCGTAGGGATGCTCCCGATCTGGCAACGGTGAAGAAAACTTAATAGCCACTAATCCTAAGACATTATTAGCACTATCTGTCACACTATGTAAGGCATCAGCCAGTAAGCTTAAAGAACCTGTCCAATAGCCCACCAGGGCTTTTAACCCCATCACGAATATGTTTAGTAATAGTGTAATGATTAAAACTCTTCTTACTTCAGTGCGGTTATCGTAAATCATATATTTATAATTGTGATTTGTGAAAAAAAGGAATAGAGAATTTGTTTTCTTGAACTCTTACTGTACACCAATAAGTATTTGTTGCTAAGAATAAATATATAGAAAATAGGTCAAAACTTGCTAATTAAGAATTTATCTCTTTATTGAACAAAAAGATCCCCGACTTCTTTAAGAAGTCGGGGATCTGGATATGGGATCTGGATATTATAAATATAATAGAGAGCATATTCCGGTAATATAGATAATTACGAATTATTGTTAATAAGTAGCTTATGTCTTCTGTACCTCTAACACTGAATCTAGTAGAAGGTTCTGTTTCCGTCAGTTTTTCACCCCAAGCAGCACAAGAATTAAAAGCAGCAATAGATGAATTAATGAAAAGCCTCAAAGCTGTTGCTAGTAAAACTCCAGGAACAGGTAAAGTCAGTCCCCAACCCTCGTTAGAGTATCGTTACACTGGGGATGTATTCATAGAACTATTCTGCAATCCTAATATCTGGCCTACTCCCTTTGCAGCTAAAGTTTTGTTAACAATTCGCAATCTAGGGATTCGGTTAACGACAGAAGCGGAACTTACCCGTGTGATTGAGGATCTTAATCAGTATTTAGAGCAGTTTTAAATTAACATCTAAACTATGATTTTTGTGATTTTGATGATTTTTATGATGAATCCCTCATCTTCATCAAAATAATCCTAAAAATCATACTTCAGACATTTTTCTCGTTTTCTCGTTCCCATACTCTGTATGGGAATGAATTCTAGAAGGCTCTGCCTTCAATAATAGCAGAGGCAGAGCCTCTGAATAGCATTCCCAGTCAGAGACTGGGAACGAGATAATGAG
The DNA window shown above is from Anabaena sp. WA102 and carries:
- a CDS encoding chlororespiratory reduction protein 7, with the protein product MPNQLMYQQDDFVVLETNQPEQFLTVAELLLKLETTLLQISQEDLPLDLQKFNSISQQAQYLLDTSCNLDLGPGKYLQWYAVRLEK
- a CDS encoding cation diffusion facilitator family transporter, whose protein sequence is MIYDNRTEVRRVLIITLLLNIFVMGLKALVGYWTGSLSLLADALHSVTDSANNVLGLVAIKFSSPLPDREHPYGHNKFEAVGALGIAAFLGIACFEIVQGAVERILKGGEPVRVSPPELWLLLIVLGVNIFVAFYERNVGKRVGSSILIADATHTMSDVWVTISVIGGLIGVWLGYQWLDVVLAFPVALLVFWSGWSVLTENLPWLVDQMAIAPETIHAIAVSVPGVLNCHDIASRGVIGRQVFIEMHLIVDAPDVETAHNITEEVEKQLEQRFHPVRILIHVEPPAYQSESITFETEHR